The nucleotide window ATAGGTATTTATAACTCCCGAAACGAGAATGGTAAGAATGATAATTATCGAAGAATGGGGACGTGATCATGGTTATGTTCGTGATTATCCTAATCACGGAAACGCGGACTCAAATCCCGAACAATCAGGATCTCGAAAGGAAAGTTTCTTCGCTGACTTATGTTTTTGATTGCTATAAACTCGAAAACGCGGACTTGATGTCTATCCCGAGTAATCAGTGAATCAGGATCTCGAAAGGAAAGTTTCTTCGCTGATTTGTTGTTAAAGGAGGAGTCTTCAAccaagaaaaaaagaaaaatggaaacaTGACAGTTGCTGTTTCCTTTTGGGCGGCAAAATGAAAGGAAAGTCAGACGTAATAAGCTTATAAATGTCAAACATTACTAAAATAAATCAATGTCAAGATCTGGGCGAAGTGGAATGTGCGCTTGTTTGTAACTCGAGAGACCTGGGTTCGAGTCTTGAGCGCTGCCCATTTTTgtgttttatttcttttttttaagttttgttATTTGCagttcagtccctgtggttttattaGCTTACTAACTGAGCTAACTAAATTTGTTAACCTAGTTATATAAAGATACTTAACTGAAACTCTAACTATAATAACAAATTTAGATTTAAAACTaaaatttattaatttaaatcTTACTAGTTTATATTAAAAGTTTTTAAAATGTTACAACCTAGCCCCTTAACTTGTGCTAACGGGACTAACTAGGTTACTTACATAACCTCAATCTAACTTGAAATCTAACGagacttattattattattttttttataaaaagaataatattaactaatttaattagttaaataaaaagaaataaaatatttaaattagGATAAAAATCTTTCAACGATTATTCACTTCGCGGAAATTTCCATTGCTTCAAGGGTTAGGATCCAAgattcaaaacgggtcggatttagGATATCCGTTTttggcggatgttacagtctcccctactttaggagatttcgtcctcgaaatctaagggTAAGACTTCTAAAGATTCAAATGAAATCGTAGAGTAAATGAGACTTGATCGTATTGTTTGTTTAGGAAAAATTGTTTTCATAAATGTGTCACATAGCACATAAGATGTTCaattagtttcacatagcataatcaTGAATTTCACATAGTGTAACATAGATAATGAAAGCATTATAAATTTAGTTAATTCACGagagattattattatttgttttagattgcgaagatAGCGTGTAACGTGTCTCCAAGCTTGAAATGAAAGtaacgttcaaatataaagtttcattGAAAACGAAGAAGAGTTGGTAACTACCTCcgaggtaagggaatcacccaaGCTCACTAGTGAAGTTGAAAATTGAGCGAAGCTAATCataaggtaaggaaatcactcctatcttgatggtaagcttccattttttgggaatatgagtattagcataaaatttagaacaattcacatgacatacttagttaacaagattaacgtatcactggcatgtgaataaacatgtcaacccatcgtgtaccgcaaagttgactacccaacatcgtcgcaacgaagagggtgtaatgttgttaatttaacatgaccactagaatacgggcgggcgctactcctatagcactacgcatagtgctatacatgttaaggtgtgggttaaaagacaagttcatcacataagaataacccaacgACACGAATCTAGTATAACATATTAGCATGCATGTATTAAATTGAAATGATATATCGTACAAATGTAAGAACATATGaaaatcgagataacataaaagagatttaacataAAAATTTGGATTGTCACGGAatgtaacataagactattccaaagtaaatcgaagtccttttcgaattaaggaaacgtgctttggcctaattgacaaatactctcatcgagaagcgactaacgatatttgtccttccagttactacacgtccttaatcgattgggaaaatcgaaactttggcgagaatgAAAAtagaggagtgggactagttaaacaagatgcgagtttcacctctaacttgataacatcgtaccctaatgtggttggtacttatcctaagataagggtccactggaatttgaaatggaaaactcccatcaaggtttggatatcactcctaacttgagggtagatttcatgcaaaaatcaaagtatagctgagtgaaaatcatcaccaagtatgggaatcacccctatcttgatgagtcttttcgattgtgttgtaagagcgtcttcaaagcctccaagtgtgtattgtgttagccttaggaaaggcatgtatattaagagcccaaaagaaagtagagggaagcaaagaagatagaaaggaagttgttttaagcaacacatagtgaataagctcttaaactatagactaggcaaggcattcctaattccctatagttatggctctgataccaatctggtatcagagtactcctactatagactagggaaaagtaaggcaatcctacctaattccctatagttatggctctaataccaatctgtcacaccccaaccgatggcggaaacatcgggatgagacgaacaaattgctcaaaacaacataacacaaattgtgacaatatagattaaatcattttattaagaCTAAAGAACAATACATTGTTTCAACATGATTAAAATATAAATCATCTTTCAACCATAGTTTATtttctaggtgagtttctagtccaccctagcttgattcttgaattcttcatctatcaacctgcaacatgtattaaagtaCAATAAACAAAAacgttggcgagtatacaagtttgatacatagcatagtagaataaaatgtttaaatgtgctcatatccaacatgaataaaatGATACATGTTACTACTTTGCCAatcaatatcgttcaacatcgttcaatatcgttcaacatcgttcaacatcgttcaacatcgttcaacatcgttaaaatatcgttcaaatatcgttcaacatcgcaataccccaagactcaagggcattgagattaacacgttcaacttgcatagcataagagattaacaaagcatcaaattgtttcatgtttaattgtggatagagtgtgattaaaaacaagactcaagtgttgtgtaatttgaatatggcatacatgttgcacccaaatgtgtttaaaacgaaaatgggatcgagtatactcacattggttgcgttgcgttgcgatttcttgtaagatCGTACGAGTAGGATTTAGAATCCAAGAGAACGATCGTAAGCGATTACCCGAACATAAGGCGATCTACACTCCGACAGGAGTTTCCGATTCCGGCGGTTGTATGAGTTCTCCGGCGACTTCGTCTTCTCCGGTGTAGTTCCGACGAGGTGGTTGGGAATTCCAGCGACGAACAGAAAGTGGAATGGCAGTGGTGTCGAGACGGGCTTAGGAGGGTTGTCGGCAACTTGAATGTTGAGAGGGTAAAATAGTGATGAAGGTGTTCGGTTTTAGAGGAGGTGGTAACGAGATGCTTTTATAGGTATTTATAACTCCCGAAACGAGAATGGTAAGAATGATAATTATCGAAGAATGGGGACGTGATCATGGTTATGTTCGTGATTATCCTAATCACGGAAACGCGGACTCAAATCCCGAACAATCAGGATCTCGAAAGGAAAGTTTCTTCGCTGACTTATGTTTTTGATTGCTATAAACTCGTAAACGCGGACTTGATGTCTATCCTGAGTAATCAGTGAATCAGGATCTCGAAAGGAAAGTTTCTTCGCTGATTTGTTGTTAAAGGAGGAGTCTTCAAccaagaaaaaaagaaaaatggaaacaTGACAGTTGCTGTTTCCTTTTGGGCGGCAAAATGAAAGGAAAGTCAGACGTAATAAGCTTATAAATGTCAAACATTACTAAAATAAATCAATGTCAAGATCTGGGCGAAGTGGAATGTGCGCTTGTTTGTAACTCGAGAGACCTGGGTTCGAGTCTTGGGCGCTGCCCATTTTTgtgttttatttcttttttttaagttttgttATTTGCagttcagtccctgtggttttattaGCTTACTAACTGAGCTAACTAAATTTGTTAACCTAGTTATATAAAGATACTTAACTGAAACTCTAACTATAATAACAAATTTAGATTTAAAACTaaaatttattaatttaaatcTTACTAGTTTATATTAAAAGTTTTTAAAATGTTACAACCTAGCCCCTTAACTTGTGCTAACGGGACTAACTAggtttaactaactaggttactTACATAACCTCAATCTAACTTGAAATCTAACGagacttattattattattttttttataaaaagaataatattaactaatttaattagttaaataaaaagaaataaaatagttaaattaggATAAAAATCTTTCAACGATTATTCACTTCGCGAAAATTTCTATTGCTTCAAGGGTTAGGATCCAAgattcaaaacgggtcggatttagGATATCCGTTTTTGGCGGATGTTACACTAACCATAAGAAAGGCATAGTTTTGATCTCTTCCACTATTTAGGACAAAGTGATGTTAAATTCTTTATCGTTTCTTGATTTCCATATCTATCATAAGGTTGTTAAGATTACCGCTCCAATCGTTTTCTTCCAATCTGTTGATCCGGTGATACCGTTTACCACTTCCAACATTTGACGAGTATACATTATAGTCACACCACCCCTCCTAGTTTAGGCATTGAAATTTTGATCTACTCTTTAACCATAAGAAAGACATGACACCGTCTACCACTTGCAACATTTGACGGGTTATATTAAAGTCACACCATCTCTCCCAATTTAGGCAATGAAATTTTGATCAACTTTGTTACCATAAGaaagacatattttttttttatctctTCCACTGTTCTTAATACCAAGTGATCGTAGTTGTTGAATTCTCTGTTGTTTCTTGATTTACATATCTGCCATAAGGTTGTTAAGACTACCGCTCCAATCATTTTCTTTCAATCTTTTGATCAGGAGACACCGTTTACCACTTCCaacacaagtttttttttttttatgtccaaacatgttatttataaaagagattatACAACTATGTAACTCAAATCAAAATACGTCACATAAATTGGTATGCTGAAAATCTCACGATAAAATTAAAACACTAGTACAGATTTAATCAAAAGATGCGGTTAAATTGGCTATGAGATGCGGTTTTAGACCCGCATCTTATGGCAAGGCATCTTTTGGCTATATGCCAAGAGATGCGGTTCCAAAAGATGCGGTTCTAGAACCGCATTTTTTGATAGAACCGCATCTTTTGGTATATTAACAAAAAAACTACTTTTCCATAATATGCTTTAGAGATGCGGTTCTAGAACCGCATCTTTTGATATATTAACAAAAAAGTTATTCCTAGTATACTCAAGAGATGGGATTCTAGAACCGCATTTGTTGGCGTTTAgagtaaaataatatatatatatatatatatataattttccggaaattttattaaaaatttccAATAAATTCCCTTAACAAATTctctaaaaattaaaataaaatatataaaaaaacaaaattaattaaaacaaatataatACAACCCAAGAATATAAAATACAGAGGTTTCAAAGTAACACAATATTACAAAAATTTTCCAGTAACACAACAATACATATAACTCTAAAGATGAAATTGACATACAATAAGTTCCTGAACCGACCGATGTCTTCATATTTTTAACCCAAACCAATGTCTTCAATCCATGCTTGCAACCTCACTGATGGCTTTTGACAATTATCTGCTTTTCTTGTGCAAAAACAATCTCACTCAGTTCCTGCGATTGCCATATGAAGACATTAAACAACAATTATGGATATggaaatatatattatatacattAGGAACCGTAAGAAAAGGCTTTAGAACCGTAAGAAAAGGCTTTAGAACCGTAAAGATCGTTGTATATCAATACATATCTTTATACTAAAAGCAAATTTTTTGTTATCCGTTAGATATAAATGAACATTAAATGGTGGAATTTGAGCTAACCTTGAGACACCTTTACGGAGTTCATGTCCGAACCCCAAACACCTCCTTAATCCAACGCTCAATCAAGTCTACGACCATAGATTCAATTTCTTCACCCGAAGTCTTCTCTTGTGTATTCCATTtatgaaaaacaaacaaaacacagtATATAAATGTATACAAATAAATTAAAAGGCTGATATATCTCAAATATATGAAATACACTTGCACGATTAATAAAGTCATGTTGAATTGTTTCAACAAACTCCCACATATGTTTTATCAACATATAACCGCATTCCCATGAGCCCGGTTGTTGGTAGCACTACAGTTACTCCACAATTAATTATGGGGAAAGTGAATACGATGTTGTTATACACCTAAGCTTACACGGAAAACCCATCAAAACTACGcagttttgattaaaaatttcctAAATATTATTCAGTTTAATTACATCATTGAGTCCATGCCTACGATTCTTCTCGTGGCCTTCTTAGGGGAGGCGGGTTTAAGCTTAGGGGATACGGTGTGGTTGAGAGTTGGGTGCGGCAAAggtgtttgccgcgcggcaaacaccgccgccaacTAACATCCATCGCGGCAAAAGTTTGAAGGCGGTGAGGGAATACCGAGCGAGAAAGGAGAAAACAAAAGGGGGGGCCCACCCCAACGGTCATATGACCGtttacaattaaaaaaaaaataatttttttttaaattaaactctatatatatataaacacacaccATTTAACCATATACTTTCCAAATACTCATACAAACCAATTCCATCAAAAAGTTTATCTTACAAAATGGCGGATGACCTCCCCCCGTTATGGTTCCCACCCATGAGTAGCGACGATTCATCCGATAGTAGCattcttttttttcaaaatcttatCGAAGAAGCCGAACTTCAAGATACCGGCACATCTAACCGAAGGAGATATATTGAACGTCAACGTGAGGAGGggcatgagacactcatggcgGATTATTTTGTCGAAGACCCGAAGTACAacgaagatatctttcgacatagGTTCCGTATGTCAAAACGTTTGTTTCTACAAATTGTGTCCGATGTGGAAGAGAACGACCCGTGGTTTGTAGAGGCCCCCGATGCGCGAGGTAGGAAGGGCTTTACGCCCTTGCAAAAGGTGACATCGGCTATTAAACAGCTCGCAACTGGAAACACTCCAGACGAGAACGACGAGTACTTGCATATGGCCGAAAGAACTTCCCGCGAGTGCCTAGAATATTTTTGTGACACGGTTTGCAAAATATATGGTCCAGAGTTCTTACGTAGACCGACAAGCCACGACATGGCACTTTTATACCAAGCTCATGAGGAAAAACATCACCTTCCAGGTATGTTCGGTAGCCTTGATTGCACCCATTTTGTTTGGCGTTTTTGTCCGACAGAGTATCGAGGCCAATACATGCGAGGATATCATAGATACCCGACTATTATGCTCGAAGCGGTTGCTTCTCAAGACTTATGGTTTTGGCATGCTTTTGCCGGTCCACCGGGTTCTCAAAACGATATCAATGTTCtacaacaatctccgttatttttaacggaacgaaatggaaccgcgccaaaatgtccattttacgttaacaaccatttatacaaacgtggttatttgctcgtggatggaatctacccttcgtggtccgtgtttgtgaagtctatCCCTTACCCTCACGAAGTAAACGAAAAGAAATTCAAGAGGCAACATGAGGCGGCAAGGAAAGACGtcgaacgggcttttggtgttttgaagGGGAAATGGGGTGTATTGAGTCGACCGATGCGAGCAAGATCGGTTAAAAAAATTAGGAATGTCGTGTACACGTgtattattttacacaacatgattttgaaagacgATGGAAAGGCGATAGCACCGGTGCACATTCGGGATCCTCCGGTCGAGCCGGCTCTAGACGATACGGTGTTGGGCGAATTGTTGAATGAAGACACCCATTGGAGACTCAAACACGATCTCATAGATCATCTCGCAAGTCAAGATTTGCCCCATCTTTTGGCCGATTCCGACGAAGACTAGTTTAAATTGTTTCATGCTAatgtaattttattgttttttaatttagtgtaactttgatgtttttaatttaatttattatgaaagtttattgttttttatttatttatattaaattaattattgcaaaaaaaaaaaataatcataaaagtttaccacttcagcaagtgtttaaaccaatgccaacacttttcagcaaagtttaaacacttttgccaaATTGACATGGcacgctctgattggtcggttcAATGTTTTGCCACTCTAAactgtttaaccactccttatacccttatGTGTGTAACAGCGCCGTATTCACTTTCCCCATTAATTATTAAAGAAAACTTACATTGATAACTGTCCATGTAAAATTTCTCTCGAAACCACCGGGAATTAGCTCTGAAATGAGGTAACTTTCCTCCGACTTTCCCTTTTTTATTGAATCAACAATAAATGCGCTTGAAGTGGTTGGTTCAAATATTAAAAGCTTGCAGTGAtggctaaaaaataaaatatatagaACAATTTattatatatgtgtatgtgtatgtgtatgtgtatgtctATGTATTGAAGAAAAGTGTATATTACTTGTCATGATAAGGTGCAAGAAAAGTGTATAATACTATATAACCGGATataaaattttcgggtcggttCCACAATTCGGGTCAGGTAAGGTTCTTCACACAAATACATAATCACATATTCCATTAGGCATTAGCAAATTAACAATATTCATAGAATCATATCAAAAATTTCTAACCTAAGAGGATATTAAAGAATTGAACGTTTACTTAATTCATGGTTTTATTAGCAAATTAAGAAACTGGAAACTAATACACAATTTTAAACTAATTAAAAAATCTgataacaaaaagaaagaaaagaactAAAAGTCGGGAAGAATTGATTTCAATGTCTGCATAACCTTCATAACTAACTGTGTTAGTTATACACAAATTTGATAGAAAGAAAAAACTAAAAGAACTTAAAGAGGAGAagaattaaattaaatttttgcATACCTTCATTAACAACTAACTGT belongs to Helianthus annuus cultivar XRQ/B chromosome 5, HanXRQr2.0-SUNRISE, whole genome shotgun sequence and includes:
- the LOC110943136 gene encoding uncharacterized protein LOC110943136, coding for MADDLPPLWFPPMSSDDSSDSSILFFQNLIEEAELQDTGTSNRRRYIERQREEGHETLMADYFVEDPKYNEDIFRHRFRMSKRLFLQIVSDVEENDPWFVEAPDARGRKGFTPLQKVTSAIKQLATGNTPDENDEYLHMAERTSRECLEYFCDTVCKIYGPEFLRRPTSHDMALLYQAHEEKHHLPEYRGQYMRGYHRYPTIMLEAVASQDLWFWHAFAGPPGSQNDINSIPYPHEVNEKKFKRQHEAARKDVERAFGVLKGKWGVLSRPMRARSVKKIRNVVYTCIILHNMILKDDGKAIAPVHIRDPPVEPALDDTVLGELLNEDTHWRLKHDLIDHLASQDLPHLLADSDED